The following proteins are encoded in a genomic region of Bufo bufo chromosome 11, aBufBuf1.1, whole genome shotgun sequence:
- the LOC120981565 gene encoding olfactory receptor 5V1-like, which yields MLDNAVDNGNQTVTTFILLRLSDIFYLQIFFFFLFSMMYVITLSGNLLLIIVVTLNRRLHTPMYFFLSNLSMIDICFSSTVVPKMLSNTISKDRSISFVGCATQMYFHLALGGSECLLLAVMAYDRYIAICNPLHYRAIMDWRLCVGLVTGCWVISFINSFILTFLTFQLHFCKSNVLNHFFCEMPPLFRLSCQDIWLYELAEYISGAIVALGSFLLILSSYLCITITVLKIRTNKDRKKVFSTCGSHILVVCLYYGTIMFMHLHPRSASSAKQDRVVTILYTVVTPMLNPIIYSVRNKDIKEAIRKAMGNEA from the coding sequence ATGTTGGACAATGCTGTGGACAATGGAAACCAAACGGTTACAACTTTTATTCTTCTGcggctgtcagatattttttatcttcagatttttttcttctttttgttttCGATGATGTACGTGATAACCCTATCGGGAAACCTCCTGCTGATAATTGTTGTTACTCTCAACCGCAGACTTCATACCCCCATGTACTTTTTCTTGAGTAACCTCTCGATGATTGACATCTGCTTTTCCTCAACAGTAGTCCCTAAAATGTTATCAAACACAATATCCAAGGACAGAAGTATTTCCTTTGTGGGATGTGCGACACAGATGTATTTTCATTTGGCTCTTGGTGGCAGTGAATGTCTTCTGCTTGCCGTCATGGCATATGACAGATATATTGCTATCTGTAATCCATTACATTACAGAGCAATCATGGACTGGAGGCTGTGCGTAGGTCTGGTCACTGGATGTTGGGTTATAAGTTTTATAAACTCATTTATTCTCACTTTTTTAACCTTTCAACTCCACTTCTGCAAGTCCAACGTCCTTAACCACTTTTTCTGTGAGATGCCTCCACTCTTTCGACTTTCTTGCCAAGATATTTGGCTCTATGAGTTAGCAGAGTACATCTCCGGTGCTATAGTTGCTCTtggttcttttttgttaattcTTTCATCCTACCTTTGCATTACCATAACTGTCCTAAAGATCCGTACTAATAAGGATCGGAAAAAGGTATTCTCGACATGTGGTTCCCACATACTAGTTGTATGTCTCTACTATGGTACCATCATGTTTATGCATCTCCACCCTAGATCTGCATCTTCTGCAAAGCAGGACAGAGTGGTGACCATCCTCTACACAGTTGTGACTCCAATGTTAAATCCCATAATCTACAGTGTTAGGAACAAGGATATTAAAGAAGCCATCAGAAAAGCCATGGGCAATGAAGCCTGA